A genome region from Hymenobacter tibetensis includes the following:
- a CDS encoding alpha/beta fold hydrolase, with amino-acid sequence MAFEIEHHYVRTNGITLHVAQCGPPAGPLVVLLHGFPEFWYSWRKQIPALAEAGYRVWVPDQRGYNLSDKPKGVANYQIDRLGADILDLLDAAGQAQAMIIGHDSGAAVAWWLAARHPARVARVGILNVPHPAVLGRALRKTPRQLLKSWYIFFFQLPVLPEKMFRRKEYKFGRGSLRGTSHPDTFSSYDLQQYVRAWAQPGAVTAMINWYRAAFRNSQRVGKVGRITVPVRILWGQQDTFLEPELGRLSVAMCDQGELTYFKQATHWLHQEEPTAVNKLLLEFLQGQPQVQKVIG; translated from the coding sequence TGGCTTTCGAAATCGAGCATCACTACGTCCGTACCAACGGCATTACGCTGCACGTGGCACAGTGCGGCCCTCCTGCTGGGCCGCTAGTTGTCTTGTTGCATGGCTTTCCAGAATTCTGGTACAGTTGGCGCAAGCAAATTCCGGCGCTGGCCGAAGCTGGCTACCGCGTGTGGGTGCCCGACCAACGCGGCTACAACCTCAGCGACAAACCCAAGGGGGTAGCCAATTACCAGATAGACCGATTAGGCGCCGACATACTTGATTTGCTGGATGCGGCCGGCCAAGCCCAGGCGATGATCATCGGACACGACTCGGGTGCGGCGGTGGCTTGGTGGCTGGCTGCCCGGCACCCGGCGCGGGTGGCACGAGTAGGTATTTTGAACGTGCCGCATCCGGCGGTGCTGGGTCGGGCGCTGCGCAAAACCCCGCGCCAATTGCTGAAAAGCTGGTATATCTTCTTTTTCCAGTTGCCGGTGCTACCCGAGAAGATGTTCCGGCGGAAAGAATACAAGTTTGGGCGTGGGTCGTTGCGCGGTACCAGCCACCCCGATACTTTTTCCTCGTATGACCTGCAGCAATACGTGAGGGCCTGGGCCCAGCCGGGTGCCGTCACGGCCATGATCAACTGGTACCGAGCAGCATTTCGCAACTCGCAGCGCGTGGGCAAGGTGGGCCGCATCACCGTACCCGTGCGCATTCTGTGGGGGCAGCAGGATACCTTTCTGGAACCTGAACTAGGGCGCTTAAGCGTGGCTATGTGCGACCAAGGCGAGCTAACCTATTTCAAACAGGCCACGCACTGGCTGCATCAAGAAGAGCCGACCGCCGTAAACAAGTTGCTGCTGGAGTTCTTACAAGGACAGCCTCAGGTACAGAAAGTCATTGGCTAG
- a CDS encoding TIGR03915 family putative DNA repair protein, translated as MSRSLTPYNRRKATVAAASATPRPTAPALTNAPLDYAYDGSFEGLLTVLFAVYDRKAAPNSIQPLGEVQGGLFAQPVQIDTNEATATRVWDGLLRHMDKEARARLYHVFLSEQPDRELLVFRYADLAMRSARDISENYADDNVRRVAHIAQQMFREKHRMEAFVRFEKTSDNLFHATIDPDFDVLPLIAPHFTKRYADQRWLIFDKRRRYGLYYDLQRTDVVQFETSTPQRSTDISATVLDEREPLFKLLWQSYFDHVNIPERKNMKLHRRHIPLRYWRYLSEKQPREQRFQPINNKRPVQPGGPALPPAPSDPNDSEPGKA; from the coding sequence ATGAGCCGTTCGCTTACGCCGTATAATCGCCGGAAGGCAACTGTAGCTGCTGCCTCGGCTACGCCCCGCCCAACGGCGCCCGCCCTGACGAATGCGCCGTTGGATTACGCATACGACGGCTCGTTCGAGGGTTTGCTGACGGTGCTCTTTGCTGTGTACGACCGGAAGGCGGCGCCTAATAGCATTCAGCCCTTGGGGGAAGTGCAAGGTGGCCTGTTCGCGCAACCCGTCCAGATCGATACCAATGAGGCCACGGCTACCCGGGTATGGGATGGCCTGCTGCGCCACATGGACAAAGAAGCCCGCGCCCGGCTCTACCACGTGTTCCTGAGTGAGCAGCCAGACCGGGAGCTGCTGGTTTTTCGCTATGCTGATTTGGCGATGCGCTCAGCCCGCGACATTTCAGAAAACTACGCCGACGATAACGTGCGCCGGGTGGCGCATATCGCGCAGCAAATGTTCCGCGAAAAGCACCGAATGGAGGCGTTTGTGCGCTTCGAGAAAACCAGTGACAACCTCTTTCACGCCACCATCGACCCGGACTTTGACGTGTTGCCGCTCATTGCGCCTCACTTCACCAAACGGTACGCCGACCAACGCTGGCTGATATTCGATAAGCGACGCCGCTACGGCCTGTATTACGACCTGCAGCGCACCGACGTAGTGCAATTTGAAACCAGCACGCCGCAACGCAGCACCGATATTTCAGCTACGGTGCTTGATGAGCGGGAGCCGTTGTTCAAGCTGCTGTGGCAGTCGTATTTCGACCACGTCAACATCCCGGAGCGTAAGAACATGAAGCTGCACCGGCGCCACATTCCGCTACGGTACTGGCGCTACCTGAGCGAGAAGCAGCCCCGGGAGCAACGCTTTCAGCCCATCAACAACAAGCGGCCCGTGCAGCCCGGTGGCCCTGCTCTGCCGCCAGCTCCCTCAGACCCGAATGACTCAGAGCCTGGAAAAGCCTAA
- the rfbD gene encoding dTDP-4-dehydrorhamnose reductase: MSTTLVFGGTGQLGQCLQHVARERNLTDIVFLPEEQADILDAGKLQAVFRQYQPAYCINCAAYTAVDKAEDEVDIARRVNRDGAENLARLCSEFNTTLIHISTDFVFAGTGNQPLVETDEAAPISVYGLTKLEGEQVIPTHTSQYFVLRTSWLYSEYANNFVKTMLRFGREREEMRVIWDQAGTPTYAIDLAGCILTIIESQSQAYGIYHYSNEGLTSWYDFAQAIFELSNTPVRTVPIRTAEYPTKATRPAYSVMDKTKVKTTFQVAIPHWRDSLKVCLSRLS; the protein is encoded by the coding sequence ATGAGTACAACCCTCGTTTTTGGTGGCACTGGCCAGCTCGGCCAATGCTTGCAGCACGTAGCACGCGAAAGAAATTTAACCGACATCGTTTTCCTGCCGGAAGAACAGGCGGATATTCTGGATGCCGGTAAGCTGCAGGCTGTATTTAGGCAGTATCAGCCCGCGTATTGTATCAACTGCGCTGCGTATACTGCCGTAGACAAAGCCGAAGACGAAGTGGACATTGCTCGCCGCGTCAACCGCGACGGAGCGGAAAACCTGGCCCGGTTGTGCAGTGAGTTCAATACCACGCTCATCCACATTTCCACCGACTTTGTGTTTGCTGGCACCGGCAACCAGCCCTTAGTGGAAACCGACGAAGCCGCGCCCATCAGCGTCTATGGCCTTACCAAGCTGGAAGGCGAGCAGGTAATACCAACGCACACCAGCCAGTACTTTGTGTTGCGCACCAGTTGGCTGTATTCCGAATACGCCAATAATTTCGTGAAAACCATGCTCCGGTTTGGTCGGGAGCGGGAGGAGATGCGCGTTATCTGGGACCAAGCTGGCACGCCCACCTACGCTATTGACCTGGCTGGTTGCATCCTAACCATTATCGAAAGCCAGAGCCAGGCCTACGGCATCTACCACTACAGCAACGAAGGCCTTACTTCCTGGTACGACTTCGCCCAAGCCATCTTCGAGCTAAGCAACACGCCGGTTCGTACTGTACCCATTCGTACCGCTGAGTACCCCACCAAGGCGACCCGCCCTGCCTACTCAGTGATGGACAAGACCAAGGTGAAAACCACATTCCAAGTCGCCATTCCGCACTGGCGCGACAGCCTGAAAGTGTGTTTGAGCCGGCTGTCATAG
- a CDS encoding efflux RND transporter permease subunit: MALLIIAGGIVTIRTMAVDIFPEVNIPVVGVVWSYSGMSAEEMNKRVLTVNQRVYTTTVNNIEHLESQSIKGVGLIKVFFQPGTDPDAGVAQITAITATLLRGLPQGIGAPLIVRYSASNVPIAQASLSSETLGESDLYDASSAFIRPGLAVVKGASLLVPIGGRPKQIMVDLDPEALAGKGLSGNDVVQTLVTQNVILPAGVAKLGTREYDVRLNSSPEVIATLNDLPIKTVDGVPVYVRDVAFVHEGAAVQTNIVRQNGQRTAIIPILKSGLASTLDVIEGIKKELPRVKATAPEGLDIKLLFDQSFFVRASIQGVVLEGCAAAALTGLMILLFLGSWRSTFMITLSIPLCVLVAIIVLNALGQTLNIMTLSGLALSMGNLVDDATVEIENIHRNMAMKKGVKKAILDGAGQIALPALVSTVGLAIVFVPIFFLTGVASSIFTPLALTVIIVLFVSYFLSRTLLPTMAMRLLRTELPIYHRQGPDVMPSDEYRDGRKVSKHALELERLRRTEMDKEISADLGEDAAEEPLTTKEKKAAKQLEKGWIWRVHKKFDKGFDWVRDHYRDALDWSLDHRPLVVGCFVVLFAGSMALYPFIGQDFFPKVDAGQLRMHVRTPTGTRVEETERRFREVEQVIRQVIPAEELELVLSNIGLPYVPINLLLSDNPVIGPGDGEIRVSLKEKHGPSEEYVTEIRRRLKKQYPDLTVFFQPADIVNQTLNFGLPAPIDVQVTGRKVEENQKITQRLQKQIAAIPGVVDAFIFQTKTPQIRLDVDRVRAQQAGLAQQDVADNVLVNLSSSTQTNPNQWLNPESGVNYTVAVQTPPRELTTLDDVRNIGVTSANQPQAQLLSSFAETRRSETVAVVSDYDIQRSLDVYASVEGRDLGGVGKEIRDIIKEAKKKLPEGTEIKLRGQLESMTTSFTGLALGVLAAIVLLYLLMVVNFQSWLDPFIIIMALPGALSGMLWMLFVTQTTFSVPSLMGAIMTIGVATANSILVVSFANERREEQPDLSPRDAAIDSGVTRLRPVLMTALATIIGITPMALALGEGGEQNAPLGRAVIGGLIMATFTTLFFVPIMFSYLKKKQVVVEAEKTQKAAA, translated from the coding sequence ATGGCGCTGCTGATTATAGCCGGTGGTATCGTGACTATTCGCACCATGGCCGTGGATATCTTCCCGGAAGTGAACATTCCGGTGGTGGGCGTGGTGTGGTCGTACTCGGGCATGAGCGCCGAGGAGATGAACAAGCGGGTACTCACCGTCAACCAGCGGGTGTACACCACCACCGTCAACAATATCGAGCATCTGGAGTCCCAGTCGATAAAAGGGGTGGGGCTAATCAAGGTGTTTTTCCAGCCCGGCACCGATCCTGATGCGGGCGTGGCCCAGATTACCGCTATTACGGCTACCCTGCTGCGGGGGCTCCCCCAAGGCATTGGCGCACCACTGATTGTCCGTTACTCGGCTTCCAATGTGCCCATTGCCCAGGCTAGCCTATCGTCGGAAACCCTCGGAGAATCTGACCTGTACGACGCCAGCAGCGCCTTTATCCGGCCGGGACTGGCCGTTGTCAAAGGTGCTTCCTTGCTGGTGCCCATCGGAGGGCGGCCCAAGCAGATTATGGTGGACCTGGACCCAGAAGCACTAGCCGGTAAGGGCCTTTCTGGCAACGATGTGGTGCAAACGCTGGTCACGCAAAACGTGATTCTGCCTGCCGGTGTCGCCAAACTCGGCACCCGCGAATATGACGTGCGCCTTAACAGCAGCCCCGAGGTCATTGCCACCCTCAACGATTTGCCTATCAAAACGGTAGATGGAGTGCCGGTCTATGTTCGTGACGTGGCTTTCGTGCACGAGGGAGCGGCTGTGCAAACCAACATTGTGCGCCAGAACGGCCAGCGCACGGCTATTATCCCCATTCTTAAAAGTGGCTTAGCGAGCACGCTGGATGTTATTGAGGGTATCAAAAAGGAGTTGCCGCGGGTGAAAGCCACTGCGCCAGAAGGCCTGGATATCAAGCTGCTCTTCGACCAATCGTTTTTCGTGCGGGCCTCCATTCAAGGGGTGGTGCTGGAAGGCTGCGCCGCCGCCGCACTTACCGGCCTCATGATTCTGCTGTTTCTGGGTTCCTGGCGCTCCACGTTCATGATTACGCTGTCTATTCCGCTGTGCGTACTGGTGGCCATCATCGTGCTGAACGCGCTAGGGCAAACGCTCAATATCATGACCCTAAGCGGCTTGGCGCTGAGTATGGGCAACTTGGTGGATGACGCTACGGTGGAAATAGAGAACATCCACCGCAACATGGCCATGAAGAAAGGCGTGAAAAAAGCCATTCTGGATGGTGCCGGGCAAATTGCCTTGCCCGCGCTGGTATCCACGGTGGGCCTGGCCATTGTGTTCGTGCCGATTTTCTTTTTGACTGGTGTGGCCTCGTCCATTTTCACCCCACTGGCTCTGACGGTGATTATCGTGCTGTTCGTGTCCTACTTCCTGTCCCGGACCCTGTTGCCCACCATGGCCATGCGCCTGCTCCGCACCGAGCTGCCCATCTACCACCGCCAGGGCCCCGACGTTATGCCCAGCGACGAATACCGCGACGGCCGCAAAGTGAGCAAGCACGCCTTGGAGCTGGAGCGCCTGCGCCGGACCGAAATGGACAAGGAAATATCGGCCGACTTAGGGGAAGATGCGGCTGAGGAACCGCTGACTACCAAAGAAAAGAAAGCAGCCAAACAGCTGGAAAAAGGCTGGATCTGGCGCGTACACAAAAAGTTCGACAAAGGGTTTGACTGGGTGCGCGACCATTACCGCGACGCCCTGGATTGGTCGTTGGACCACCGGCCGCTGGTGGTGGGCTGCTTTGTGGTGCTGTTTGCCGGCTCTATGGCATTGTATCCGTTCATTGGGCAGGATTTCTTTCCGAAAGTGGATGCTGGCCAGTTGCGCATGCACGTGCGCACACCCACCGGCACTCGGGTAGAAGAAACCGAGCGGCGTTTCCGAGAAGTGGAGCAAGTGATTCGGCAGGTGATTCCGGCCGAAGAGCTGGAATTGGTGCTTTCCAACATTGGGTTGCCTTACGTGCCTATCAACCTTTTGCTCAGCGACAACCCCGTAATTGGCCCCGGCGACGGAGAAATCAGGGTGTCATTGAAGGAAAAGCACGGCCCGAGCGAGGAGTACGTAACCGAAATCCGGCGGCGCCTCAAAAAGCAATATCCAGACCTGACGGTGTTTTTCCAGCCTGCCGACATTGTTAACCAGACCTTGAATTTCGGCTTGCCTGCCCCCATTGATGTGCAGGTGACGGGCCGCAAGGTGGAGGAAAACCAAAAGATAACGCAGCGGCTTCAGAAGCAGATTGCGGCCATACCGGGGGTTGTCGATGCGTTTATTTTCCAAACTAAAACGCCTCAGATTCGGCTGGACGTGGACCGGGTGCGTGCGCAACAGGCTGGCCTAGCGCAGCAGGACGTCGCCGACAACGTGCTGGTCAACCTAAGTTCCAGCACCCAAACCAACCCCAACCAGTGGCTCAACCCCGAAAGCGGCGTTAACTACACCGTGGCCGTGCAGACGCCCCCGCGCGAGCTTACTACGCTCGATGATGTGCGCAACATCGGCGTCACGAGTGCCAACCAGCCTCAGGCGCAGTTGCTGAGCAGCTTTGCTGAAACCCGCCGCTCGGAAACCGTGGCCGTGGTCAGCGACTACGACATCCAACGTTCCCTCGACGTGTACGCCAGCGTGGAAGGCCGCGACTTGGGCGGGGTAGGCAAGGAAATCCGCGACATCATCAAAGAAGCCAAAAAGAAGCTGCCCGAAGGCACTGAAATCAAGCTGCGCGGCCAGTTAGAGTCCATGACCACTTCGTTTACTGGTTTGGCGCTCGGAGTACTGGCTGCTATTGTGTTGTTGTATCTGCTGATGGTGGTCAACTTTCAAAGCTGGCTCGACCCGTTTATTATCATCATGGCGTTGCCTGGGGCGCTTTCAGGGATGCTCTGGATGCTGTTCGTAACCCAGACTACGTTCTCGGTGCCTTCGTTGATGGGGGCCATCATGACCATTGGGGTGGCCACGGCGAACAGTATTCTAGTGGTGAGCTTTGCCAACGAGCGGCGCGAGGAACAGCCCGACCTCTCGCCCCGCGACGCCGCCATTGACTCCGGCGTAACTCGTCTGCGGCCGGTGCTGATGACGGCCCTAGCCACCATTATTGGCATTACGCCCATGGCGCTGGCGTTAGGCGAGGGTGGCGAGCAGAACGCCCCACTCGGGCGGGCCGTGATTGGGGGCTTGATTATGGCCACGTTCACCACGCTGTTTTTCGTGCCCATCATGTTCAGCTACCTCAAGAAAAAGCAGGTGGTGGTAGAAGCCGAAAAAACGCAAAAAGCCGCTGCCTAG
- a CDS encoding efflux RND transporter periplasmic adaptor subunit, which yields MPFDPPKRPHSDDPEAERPTNQDDEDQPAADDGVNHNSPEQAVRDHMHFGESESREEKKEREAAEAEAKEKADKGKKNKKPTDAADEDTEEEDEDDTDAEKPKSRSKRTFWIVMLLVVALFIGLLLVGLLPRLKKDKARKEEAQAAANALPIVTVEPAKKAPDTTRVELPANTRSNRETYVFARTNGFVQSWYADIGAKVRRGQLLAVVATPELDQQVVQARANLNLARTTYDRLRNIELPGAISRQELDQGQAQYEAQRAIVNQLLAQQAFKRVTAPFSGIVTQRSIEVGSLVSTSNAEGTQLFKLEQTDTIRAFVNVPQNFVPSIRTGLPAAVIVPEFPDRTFTGRVSREAGALVPETRTLLTEVKVPNNEQLLRPGIFAQVRFQVPRTGASVVISANTLVPGGLEQRVVMVRDKKIHYQVIEPGRDFGDELEVAKGLKGGELLVVNPTETLREGQEVEMRKPKEEKKSDGPTGAKPKSPDPLYNPNRPRVSTPGDEDKKKDKKN from the coding sequence ATGCCGTTCGATCCTCCAAAACGCCCTCATTCCGATGACCCTGAAGCCGAGCGCCCCACCAACCAGGACGACGAAGACCAGCCGGCAGCCGATGATGGCGTAAACCACAACAGCCCTGAGCAGGCCGTACGCGACCATATGCACTTCGGCGAAAGTGAGTCGAGGGAAGAGAAAAAGGAACGCGAAGCCGCAGAAGCGGAAGCCAAGGAGAAGGCCGACAAAGGCAAGAAAAACAAGAAACCAACCGACGCCGCAGACGAAGACACCGAGGAGGAAGACGAGGACGACACCGATGCCGAAAAGCCGAAGTCGCGCTCCAAACGCACGTTTTGGATAGTCATGCTACTTGTGGTCGCACTGTTTATCGGGTTACTGCTGGTTGGGCTGCTGCCGCGCCTCAAGAAAGACAAGGCGCGCAAAGAGGAAGCTCAGGCGGCCGCCAATGCCCTACCCATCGTGACGGTGGAGCCGGCTAAGAAAGCGCCTGACACCACGCGGGTGGAACTGCCTGCTAACACGCGCTCCAACCGCGAAACCTACGTTTTCGCCCGTACCAACGGCTTCGTGCAGTCCTGGTACGCCGACATTGGCGCGAAAGTGCGGCGCGGGCAGTTGTTGGCCGTAGTGGCTACGCCCGAGCTCGACCAGCAAGTGGTGCAGGCTCGCGCCAACCTCAATCTGGCCCGCACCACCTACGACCGGCTGCGTAACATCGAGCTGCCGGGTGCCATTTCGCGGCAGGAACTCGACCAGGGGCAGGCGCAGTATGAAGCCCAGCGTGCTATTGTCAATCAGTTGCTGGCCCAGCAGGCCTTCAAGCGCGTGACGGCCCCTTTCTCCGGCATCGTGACCCAGCGCAGCATCGAGGTGGGGTCGTTGGTTTCAACCAGTAATGCAGAAGGTACGCAACTGTTCAAGCTAGAGCAGACCGACACGATACGCGCCTTCGTGAACGTGCCGCAGAACTTTGTGCCCAGTATTCGCACAGGCTTACCGGCCGCCGTCATCGTGCCGGAGTTCCCAGACCGGACATTCACGGGTAGAGTATCGCGGGAAGCTGGCGCTTTGGTGCCGGAAACGCGCACCTTGCTCACGGAAGTGAAGGTGCCCAACAATGAGCAGTTGCTACGCCCCGGCATTTTTGCGCAGGTGCGCTTTCAAGTGCCGCGCACCGGGGCGAGTGTTGTTATTTCAGCCAATACTCTGGTGCCCGGTGGCTTGGAGCAGCGCGTGGTGATGGTACGTGACAAGAAGATTCATTACCAGGTAATCGAGCCTGGCCGCGACTTTGGCGACGAACTGGAGGTGGCCAAAGGGCTGAAAGGCGGGGAACTGCTGGTCGTCAACCCTACCGAAACCCTGCGCGAAGGCCAAGAAGTGGAAATGCGGAAGCCCAAGGAAGAAAAGAAGTCGGATGGCCCGACGGGTGCCAAGCCTAAATCCCCTGACCCGCTCTACAACCCCAACCGCCCGCGTGTTTCCACTCCCGGAGACGAGGACAAGAAAAAAGACAAGAAGAACTAA
- a CDS encoding efflux transporter outer membrane subunit: MKSFSPTLCAYYFSAALLLALAGCARSPGYKAPNVPTPAAWKAGQDSMVAGLAPTSQPPEAPATLQQAPAAPAWWALFNDPELAAIEQQVVAQNFSLQAAAARVQEAGANLRVANSYRMPLVSLDPQAYRTRLSALRPLPVTVDNGNRNLGVTQTQYYIPLNVSYELDVWGRIRSSVRAASAEADATEAAQRAAHLLLTADAAAYYFGLRGLDTELAVLDSARQGRAQSLQLTQARFKAGVDNEISVRRAETELASVEATFIETRRQRQGFEAALATLAGQPASTFRLVPRPTLLLAPPVPITVPANLLARRPDLREAERQLAAANARIDVARLTRLPTVRLNGFIGSQSAEFNGLTKIDDSYTYYVAGVVSIPIFNGGRNRANQQVAEAQYNGLTAEYKQAALVAFQEVETALANVQQSQQQVAAQQRALRAARQAGQLTAERYRTGLTNYFEIVDADRQSLEAARLLVQAQANQLTYTVQLVRALGGTWE; this comes from the coding sequence ATGAAGTCATTCTCACCGACGCTTTGTGCCTATTACTTCTCCGCCGCCTTGTTGCTGGCCTTGGCTGGGTGTGCCCGCAGCCCTGGCTACAAAGCACCCAATGTGCCAACCCCGGCGGCTTGGAAAGCCGGCCAGGATTCGATGGTAGCAGGACTAGCACCAACTAGCCAGCCACCGGAAGCACCCGCCACACTACAGCAGGCGCCGGCCGCCCCGGCGTGGTGGGCTCTGTTCAACGACCCTGAACTTGCCGCTATTGAGCAGCAAGTAGTTGCTCAAAACTTCAGCTTGCAAGCTGCCGCCGCCCGGGTGCAGGAAGCCGGCGCCAACCTGCGCGTGGCAAATTCCTACCGAATGCCGCTGGTTTCGTTGGACCCACAAGCCTACCGGACTCGCCTTTCTGCGCTGCGCCCCCTGCCCGTTACCGTCGACAATGGCAACCGTAACCTCGGCGTCACGCAAACGCAGTACTACATTCCGCTGAATGTCAGCTATGAGTTGGATGTGTGGGGCCGCATCCGGAGCAGCGTGCGGGCTGCCTCCGCTGAGGCCGATGCCACCGAAGCTGCCCAGCGCGCTGCCCACTTGCTGCTCACCGCCGATGCGGCCGCCTATTACTTCGGGCTGCGGGGACTTGACACGGAATTGGCCGTGCTCGATAGTGCCCGCCAGGGCCGAGCGCAGAGCTTGCAGCTCACCCAAGCCCGCTTCAAAGCCGGCGTCGACAACGAAATATCAGTGCGGCGGGCTGAAACCGAGCTTGCCAGCGTGGAAGCCACCTTCATTGAAACGCGTCGGCAACGCCAGGGCTTCGAAGCGGCTTTGGCTACGCTAGCAGGGCAGCCTGCGAGTACCTTCCGTCTTGTGCCGCGCCCAACGCTGCTGCTAGCCCCGCCAGTACCCATTACGGTGCCCGCCAACCTACTAGCCCGCCGCCCCGATTTGCGCGAAGCCGAGCGCCAGCTAGCTGCCGCCAATGCTCGTATTGATGTGGCACGCCTCACCCGGCTGCCCACTGTCCGTCTGAACGGGTTTATTGGGTCGCAAAGCGCCGAGTTCAACGGCCTAACCAAAATCGACGACAGCTACACCTACTACGTAGCCGGAGTGGTAAGTATCCCCATCTTCAATGGCGGCCGCAACCGTGCCAACCAGCAAGTGGCCGAAGCCCAATATAACGGCCTGACTGCCGAATACAAACAGGCCGCGTTGGTAGCCTTTCAGGAAGTGGAAACCGCCCTTGCCAATGTGCAGCAAAGCCAGCAGCAAGTGGCCGCTCAGCAACGCGCCTTGCGTGCTGCCCGGCAGGCCGGCCAACTCACGGCCGAACGGTACCGCACGGGCCTCACCAACTACTTTGAAATTGTGGATGCCGACCGCCAAAGCCTGGAAGCGGCTCGCCTACTGGTGCAAGCGCAAGCCAACCAGCTAACGTACACTGTGCAGCTGGTACGGGCACTAGGCGGCACGTGGGAGTAA
- a CDS encoding MFS transporter has translation MKEAARVVSQPAAPEDARPDFPVPHPPLAPALVWLMAATCGLVVANIYYNQPLLAEIGRTFQLSESKVSLIATITQVGYTIGLLFVVPLGDKRERKSLILVLLLAAAVCLAAAAFAPSFAVLAVASLCIGIFSAVPQLLVPMAASLASNEERGRVVGKVMSGLLIGILVSRTISGYVGAHFGWRTMFWVGAAIMVVLTGILARMLPRNQPQFAGSYGSLLRSLGTLTRDLPVLRRSALVGACMFGGFSVFWTTLVFFLESDAYGYGSDIAGLFGLIGASGAFAASAAGKSADTKGADYGLNFGILLFLGAYVLLAFGGYYLVGLVIAVVILDVGQQMTHVSNQARIFTLIPEARSRLNTVYMTTAFMGASVGSFTGAWAWTHFHWPGVCSVGVAFGVAAYLINRFYAR, from the coding sequence ATGAAAGAAGCAGCAAGGGTTGTCTCGCAACCCGCCGCGCCCGAGGACGCGCGTCCTGATTTTCCGGTTCCTCATCCTCCCCTTGCGCCGGCGCTGGTGTGGCTGATGGCCGCCACCTGCGGGCTAGTAGTAGCCAATATCTACTACAACCAGCCTTTGCTAGCCGAAATCGGCCGCACGTTTCAACTCTCTGAAAGCAAGGTGAGCTTGATAGCCACCATCACACAAGTCGGCTACACGATTGGCTTGCTATTCGTGGTGCCGCTTGGCGACAAACGGGAGCGGAAAAGTTTGATTTTGGTGCTGCTACTGGCCGCCGCAGTGTGTCTGGCCGCCGCGGCGTTTGCTCCATCGTTTGCCGTTTTGGCCGTTGCCAGCCTCTGCATTGGCATTTTCTCGGCGGTTCCGCAACTGTTAGTGCCCATGGCGGCTTCCTTGGCGTCCAATGAAGAGCGAGGCCGGGTGGTAGGCAAAGTGATGAGCGGGCTGCTGATTGGTATTCTAGTTTCGCGCACGATAAGTGGCTACGTGGGCGCGCATTTCGGGTGGCGCACCATGTTTTGGGTGGGTGCTGCCATCATGGTGGTGCTTACGGGTATTCTGGCCCGGATGCTGCCGCGCAATCAACCCCAATTTGCGGGCAGCTACGGTAGCCTGCTCCGCTCGTTGGGCACCCTCACCCGCGACCTGCCCGTGCTGCGGCGCTCGGCGTTGGTGGGTGCCTGCATGTTCGGCGGGTTCAGCGTGTTCTGGACCACCTTGGTTTTCTTTTTGGAAAGCGACGCCTACGGCTATGGCAGCGACATAGCCGGGCTTTTCGGCCTTATTGGGGCTAGTGGGGCGTTTGCTGCCTCTGCTGCCGGCAAATCAGCCGATACCAAAGGCGCTGACTACGGCCTGAACTTCGGGATTCTGCTGTTTCTGGGAGCGTATGTGCTGCTGGCCTTTGGGGGCTACTACCTGGTGGGGCTTGTCATAGCAGTGGTCATACTTGATGTAGGCCAACAGATGACCCACGTTTCCAACCAAGCTCGCATTTTCACGCTGATTCCGGAAGCGCGCAGCCGCCTCAATACTGTGTACATGACGACCGCCTTCATGGGCGCCTCCGTGGGCTCGTTTACCGGCGCTTGGGCCTGGACGCATTTCCACTGGCCCGGCGTGTGCAGCGTAGGAGTGGCTTTTGGAGTGGCCGCGTATCTGATCAATCGGTTCTACGCCCGGTAA
- a CDS encoding DUF416 family protein, which produces MADSITSIFQLPARHKALVAALTCEKMQPLYADFCEAEEWGDLALYARGIDALYSFSLGNSTTAATQVLTETHHLFPDLDEFDNLLVSYAFDACVVLYEALLFVSTQQETHFHNHLTAVTECIDTFVQMYQELDPDEEDFNEILQADPYMRQEQARRDKLLAALQPVADVTPATVAALKALNGIYPMVALQRLAGL; this is translated from the coding sequence GTGGCAGATTCTATTACCTCCATTTTTCAGCTACCAGCTCGCCATAAGGCCCTAGTGGCCGCACTTACCTGCGAGAAGATGCAGCCCCTCTACGCCGATTTCTGTGAAGCAGAGGAATGGGGCGACCTAGCCTTATACGCCCGTGGCATCGATGCCTTATACAGCTTCAGCCTCGGCAACTCCACCACGGCAGCAACCCAGGTCCTGACGGAAACGCACCATCTGTTTCCGGATTTAGATGAGTTCGACAACCTGTTGGTATCGTATGCTTTCGATGCGTGCGTTGTGCTGTACGAGGCGCTACTCTTCGTTTCCACCCAGCAGGAAACGCACTTCCACAACCATCTGACCGCCGTAACGGAATGCATCGACACGTTTGTGCAGATGTATCAGGAGCTTGACCCGGACGAGGAAGACTTCAACGAGATACTGCAAGCCGACCCGTACATGCGGCAGGAACAGGCAAGGCGCGACAAGCTGTTGGCGGCCTTGCAGCCGGTTGCCGATGTTACGCCCGCTACTGTTGCGGCCCTAAAAGCGCTCAATGGCATTTACCCGATGGTGGCGCTACAGCGCCTGGCCGGGCTCTAG